A stretch of Babesia bigemina genome assembly Bbig001, chromosome : III DNA encodes these proteins:
- a CDS encoding Mitochondrial glycoprotein, putative, producing MTARGAIFRGLRRFSSVSCLGIRASQFGRFQPSLCATALRQSTRTFSAESEKLRQLVQGEIQHENSNYESPANIKTFLEKNEWKFIEKEGDVNMTLEKTVDGKKVTVDFQLVSPFETEGEGETQAEMTDFSVTVEKSGGQGITFYCSTLQNDDKFRYMICNVRFFSDEASKNSVSRFASSFHTRQVSTYNGPDFEDLDDSLQATLDEWLGSLGVDGELCDFIDSCSIDKEQREYIFWLKGLEKFLA from the exons ATGACCGCCCGTGGTGCTATTTTCCGTGGCCTTCGCCGCTTCAGCAGCGTCAGCTGTCTGGGTATTCGTGCCAGCCAATTCGGACGATTCCAGCCCTCATTGTGCGCTACTGCTCTCCGCCAGAGCACCCGCACCTTCTCCGCCGAGTCTGAGAAGCTCCGCCAGCTCGTCCAGGGTGAGATTCAACACGAGAACTCAAACTACGAATCCCCCGCTAACATCAAGACCTTCCTGGAAAAGAACG AGTGGAAATTTATCGAGAAGGAGGGCGACGTCAACATGACCCTGGAGAAGACCGTCGACG GCAAGAAGGTCACCGTTGACTTCCAGTTGGTGTCACCTTTCGAGACTGAGGGCGAGGGTGAAACCCAGGCTGAGATGACTGACTTCTCGGTCACTGTCGAGAAGAGCGGCGGCCAGGGTATCACCTTCTACTGCAGCACCCTGCAGAACGATGACAAGTTCAGATACATGATCTGCAATGTGCGTTTCTTCAGCGACGAAGCCTCCAAGAACTCAGTAAGTCGTTTCGCCAGCTCGTTTCATACGCGCCAGGTCTCCACCTACAACGGTCCCGACTTTGAGGACCTCGACGACAGCCTGCAGGCCACTTTGGATGAGTGGCTCGGCAGCCTCGGTGTAGATGGCGAGCTCTGCGACTTCATCGACTCGTGCAGCATCGACAAGGAGCAGCGTGAGTACATCTTCTGGCTCAAGGGTCTTGAGAAGTTCCTCGCTTAA
- a CDS encoding methionine aminopeptidase, type II family protein, putative has translation MECSITPTEAPPAAPKNERRKKKQPKASSDSFDDLLELESLSVTPNNPLLVDCLPGEPLRRLNKWTTAIPPSKPVHEQFKGRPFPVGAARSNDEEKRHLEKVSADSYQDLRRAAEVHRQVRRYIQSVVRPGITMLDLVNAVETKSKELIAADGLKCGWAFPTGCSLNSCAAHYTPNYGDNTVLTKGDICKLDFGTQVNGHIIDCAFTIAFDEQYDELIKATQEATNVGIRDAGIDARLCEIGEVIHETIESHEVTIQGVTYPVKPIRNLTGHSIGSYRIHAGKAVPIVRNSGCSDRMEEGDLFAIETFATTGKGTVVESMDCSHYMKDFEVGFVPLTLKSARDVLKCINTNFSTLAFCRRWLDDLTGGKNLLALRHLVDKGIVNPYPPLSDIRGSYTSQMEHTILLRPTCKEVLSRGEDY, from the exons ATGGAATGCTCAATTACACCCACTGAAGCgcctccggcggcgcctAAAAACGAGAGGCGCAAGAAGAAGCAGCCCAAAGCCAGCAGCGACTCCTTCGATGATCTCTTGGAGCTTGAATCGCTTTCCGTAACTCCTAACAATCCGCTTCTTGTGGATTGTTTACCTGGAGAGCCGTTGCGCCGTCTTAACAAGTGGACCACGGCGATTCCGCCCAGCAAACCCGTTCACGAGCAGTTCAAGGGTCGCCCGTTCCCCGTCG GCGCGGCGCGCAGCAACGACGAGGAGAAGCGCCATCTGGAGAAGGTGTCTGCGGATTCCTACCAGGACCTGCGTCGCGCCGCCGAGGTCCACCGGCAGGTACGACGTTACATCCAGTCGGTAGTCCGTCCAG GCATTACGATGTTGGATCTTGTGAACGCGGTTGAAACGAAATCCAAAGAGCTCATTGCTGCCGACGGCCTTAAATGCGGATGGGCGTTCCCAACCGGGTGCTCTCTGAATTCGTGTGCAGCCCACTACACGCCAAACTACGGCGACAACaccgtgttgaccaagggcGACATATGCAAGCTCGACTTCGGCACCCAGGTGAACGGCCACATCATCGACTGCGCGTTCACCATCGCCTTTGACGAGCAGTATGACGAGCTTATCAAGGCAACTCAGGAGGCCACTAACGTCGGCATTCGCGACGCGGGCATAGACGCTCGTTTGTGCGAGATAGGTGAGGTGATTCACGAGACGATTGAGAGCCACGAGGTCACCATCCAGGGGGTCACCTACCCGGTGAAACCCATCCGGAACCTTACTGGCCACAGTATCGGTTCGTATCGCATCCACGCGGGCAAGGCCGTGCCCATCGTGCGCAACAGCGGCTGCTCTGACAGAATGGAGGAGGGCGACCTGTTTGCTATCGAGACTTTTGCCACCACTGGCAAAGGCACGGTGGtggagtcgatggactgctCGCACTACATGAAGGACTTCGAAGTGGGCTTCGTGCCGCTTACGCTGAAGAGTGCTCGCGACGTTCTGAAGTGCATTAACACG AACTTCAGCACCCTGGCGTTCTGCCGCCGTTGGCTGGACGACCTCACCGGCGGCAAGAACTTGCTGGCTCTGAGGCACCTGGTAGACAAGGGAATCGTGAACCCGTATCCGCCTCTGTCCGACATCCGCGGCTCTTACACATCCCAGATGGAACACACCATCCTGCTGCGTCCCACGTGTAAAGAGGTGCTGTCACGCGGTGAAGATTATTGA